ctaaaggAAACTATCCCTACTTCCTCCCACAGGTCTCAGACTCTTCACTACTCCTTTTTAAATGTGGACAAGCACAGCCAATGGATGGATTCCCTCATGGAGTCTGCTCCTGACGCCAGACCGTCAGACTGCTTGGAcgaagaggaagaagaggaggactCCGCCTCCAACAAATCGGACTACACTGGCCACGTCCTGGCGCTCAACGGCCACAAGAAATACTTCTGCTTATTCAGACCGGTCTTCACCGGGGAGGAAGCCGAATGTAGTAGGTGGTCCGACGAGGATGCGGCGACGGCCGCTCCAAGCAAAGCCTCGAGGTCCCGGTCAAGTTCCCGACAGAAGGCCACCACTCTAGAGATCCACCACAAACTGGACCGACTGGGTCTGTGGATGGAGAGGCTTATGGAGGGAACTCTACCACGGCACTATGTTCCGGCCTGGCCCGGTCTGGACACCATAACACCACAGAAATAAGACTCGCCTTTGTCCTCAGGCCCACTGCAGTAGTGACGTGAAAAGTGTTGAATTCTCAACATCTTTTCGATCCAAATTACTCGGTTACTTTAAAAGATATTAAGTTATTCTGTAAAGCGCACTGGTGATGAGTAGAGGTTCTCGTTATTTAGAGCACCATGTGCTCGTCGGCTGCTTTAGGGGCAAAACTCCTTTCCATCTGTAACGTACACTGTCTTTTTGTTAGTATGGTTGTTTCATTACTGTATGGATGCCAGTGCCCAGATAAAGCCTCTCTGTGTAGCTTCTGACAGGGCTATCGTGTCTTTACACTGCTGGGTATGTGGTGGCTACAGCCCACCCTTATAATTTCATCCAAGTTCCTGTGAATTCAAGCAACGGGCAACGGATTTCAGAAGCAGCTCGTTTTGAGATTACCTTTCTGCCTTTTTTTCCAGTCAGTCACAATGTGGatgatagtgtgtgtgtgtgtgtacaaggTTTAGTCATCCTACTCTCCTTATGCAAAAACTCCCAAGTACAAATTTACTAAACCGTGCTGCATGAAAAATCACATTAAGACTTGAGAAGATACTTAGATTTTACTGCCATTTGTGCATGTGCTGCCTTTCCATCATTTGTGTCATGTTTTGCACTTTGACAACTTgcttaggattctttgattcataaatgtaatatttaaatagagGTTCTAACTGCATTTGAATTATCACTAAAACTTAAGGTTAAGAATGTCTGTAGATCATCAGTTGCCATTTTCTTTTAGGAAAATGACTATTTTTACGTTGCACTTTTTTGTGGTTGATTTATATGtgcattgtttaaaaataataaagtttgtaCTGTAGCGACACGTGTTCACTTATATTTATaactgcattttgtttttattcaaaaatacacatttacataTGACATTCCTTAATACACATTATTAAACGCCATTAATCCACATAAACCTTTTACTATCTACAAGCAAAACAATCAGGTACGAAGTCTTTCAAGAGTCAGTGCTTCAAAACTCGTTCCGAATATTcactttcttcatttttaagtcTTCTGGACCAAAAGATGCAGGCAGCAGTTCTTCAACAGTCATCTCCACATAGGAACCGTCAGGTTTTGACAAATACACGCCCCAGTTTGCACCGAACTGTACaggtgaaaacaaaaataacatgtttaatgaaacctgagaatGCTTCTTGTTTAATGGATGTGAAATACTGTGGTAAATTAAACTTGCCTCTCTCATGAATTGCCTGCAGCCACCACAGGGAGAAACGAAGTGCTCACCCATATCGCTGAAAGAGCAGAAGACACTACATTGATGCTGTAGACTAGAGAGTCTATTATTTCCAAATGTGGAGGTGGTTAGAAATGTAATTCAACCACTAGAGGGCCTGTGAATACAGTAGAAACTTACCTCGCAATAGCAATGGCTTTGAAATCCCGGTAGCCCTCTGATACAGCCTTTGAGATGGCAGTTCTCTCAGCACAGATCCCCAAGTTGAAGCAGGCGTTTTCTACATTACAGCCTGATGCAGAGAAATAATCAAACGCTTAAATGAGAGTTGTCGAAGTATGTTACATCACACTGTGAACACATAACAAATATTATGTAAGGTACATCTTGTACTGTGTTTTGTACCGATTTCTATTGGCTGGTCTGGAAGGGGCCTGTCAGGTCGGGAGccaagtttttatttactttatgtGACGACAAAAATGTCCTCTCTCGTGCCACTGTTGTGTTACTGCAGTCATTAAACAACAGTAAGTGCTGTTTCACCGCAGTTCAAGGCTGGGTCACTTGTACTGAGAGAGCAATAATCAACTGCATTACTTAATGGGATCAAAGTGTTATTAGTTAACCAGAGCATTAGCCacttagtgctgtcaaacgattaatcgcatccaaaataaaagttttgtttgcataatatatgtgtgtgttctatttatattatataaatacacacacatgcagtattttttgaaaatatttacgtctatatttatattcatataatttatattataaataaatatatttaatatataacaataacatttttatgaaatatatacatgcatttgtgtgtatttatatataggcctacataataaatatactcagtacacacatatgtaaaataaaaccttttattttggatgcgattaatcgcgattaattgtttgacagcactaatatatatatatttatttatttatttcagggGCATATGAAGTGAATGTATTTCActatatgcataataaacacTATATTCAATATATGGAggacataatattttttttttaaatatatatatatatatatatatatatatattcatacatacattttgtaaaattcatttaaaaacaatactatatatgtgtgtgtgtactggtatatatggtttacgaggacacaaatgtgtataatgacatactacaacataaacataaacttcctgtgtccccgtaaaacaaaaggcttaaaaaacatactaaacggtgttttatgaaattcaaaaattgccagtaatttcctgtaaggggtaggtttaggtgcagggttggtgtagggcaatagaaaatacagtataaaaaccattacgtctatggagagtccccataaaccacaaattcaagtgtgtgtgtgtgtgtgtacttgtttatgctacattgtggggaccaaatgtccccacaaggatagtaaaacctgaaatttttgacGTTTTTGGAGAGAGAGCGAATGCAAAAGTTTCGTGTTCCCGTGAGAAACCTTGCATTTGCTCACAatcaaaaattacttttttcatcCACCTCCTATTGTTTACATCACTAAAGATTTTGAGAGTGAACTCAAAGTTTCTCAGGAGATTGCAAAGCTTTTGCATTATCTCGTAAAAGTTTCAAAagcatttgaaatgtaatttttcctTTCATCTCATTTTTTCTCATCTTTATGTCCCTTTACTCTTTACTTTAGGGGCTTTAGACGAAGACATGACATTAAGTATAATTTTACTTGTGTATTATCTTAAAGCTTCCACTGAGATAAAATAATccattaaaatatacaaaacaagATGAACATTGCAACAGTATTTTAGTAATGACCTATTAATGTTGAAGTCATCTGAGCTCATTTTACTACAGTTGATAGTTGAGGTGCAAGAAGTTTGAACCGGCTTCAGTTACCCGGATGAGTGGATTGAAATACAGCATCGCCAATAAAGACGGCAAAGATCAGGCGATATCTGACCACAGAATTCCACGAGATTCGAGAGCCGTGAAATAATCACTCGTAAAGTGTGTGTGCTTAGTCTCATTCACGTGTCAGAGGTGTTACCTGCTTTTAGTCTTCCTACTGTTGGTGTGTAATGGTTTAACAAGCTTTTATGTGAATTTGCCAACATCTTTGCTCTCAGAGTGGCAACAAATTGAGCGCACATTAGAGTTCAGCTTTCATACATTATTCATCAGTTCTGAGTTCACAAACACTCGTTACAGCAGTTGATGTTTATAACAACCAGCACTGGGAGCTGACTGCTGATATTGGTACTTCTACAGTGCATTTCAGGCATTGGCTCACCTGTGAAAACCGTCCCGTCATGTGTCAGGAGTGCCGCCCCGACTCGGAACTTGCTGTAGGGGCAGTAGGCAAATTTCCTGGCCTCGAGGGATTTCTGAATCAACTCTTTCATTCCAGAGAAGTGTTCATTCAACCCCTTAATTAGCTCACGTCTCATCTTTTGATCTCCCATGTTGCTGTGCTGTGTGTATTGTGTTTCTGTGGCTCTACAGACTTGCCTGTGACTTTGTTTTTCCAGATCCGGCATCCAATCCCCTTTTCCCAGATCTCCCACCTCCCTGACGTTCTGTGTTTGATGTGTGTGATGCTGTCACGCTGCAAGGTTATGTAATTTCCAGTCTAGAGTCGACACAGCAACCTTTTCCTTGCCACACCGAGAGACAGTGAGGAAGATGAGGTATAAAGGTCACTGCACCATAATACAGTGACATTCCCAGTAGAATAATGATGAAAAAGCAATTCCTTTTCACAATAAACAGCTGGAGATAAATAGGCCAACAAAGGAAATAAGATGGGAAAATATtcgatttattattttataatcttctgctttgaaaaaaaaaaaaaaatagaatagaatgaaAAGAATTTAAGTCAAGATGACCATTAAAGTTTGTTGGAATTTGATTTTACACCAGTACAAACATCaatttaaccacaaatgctagtacaaatatctaaacattcttcaaTCAAGATACAGTTACTTAggaagcaaaatgacttaagatattaagtcaTTCGCTGAGAAATGTATCAATTTCagtttttgcaaaaaaattaaataaatgaaaaacttctgCCAATGGTGCAAGacaaataatcttaattcaaagggaaaattatacactgtaaaaagtgataaattgacttaaattaaaaaaattgaggaaaccccttgccttaaaatttttaagtaaataataattaaaaacaagtcGAATTGTCatgttcacttaacttttttttttattattatttaactttagatagatagatagatagatagatagatagataaattatttatttttcccagaaaacaaaaatttatatatttaataattttgcttctcaagtaaatgtatcttgattcaagaatgtttagatatttgtgctAGAATTTGTGGTGTTTTTACTGGTGTAAAATCaaggcaaaaatattaagtaagaAAATCTTTGAGCATCCTTGTTTGAGAAcgtaaaagaataaaacaagtTTCAATGGTGGTTATCTTATCTAACCGCCGTACTCAGTATACTGGGTCTTGTTGACCGTCTGGTCTCTTTCTATGGTGTGGCAGTTCAATAACCTTTGGAAAAAGAACTTTCTAGCTGGTTTTGTCATTTTCGATTATCAAGTTGATCCAAGAGACGTAGTTGCGGACTTTGGTGTAGACTCCTGGGAAATACTTGTTGGCACAACTGATGCCCCAGGACACAATCCCCTCAAAATAACCATTACAGATAAGAGGCCCACCAGAGTCGCCCTGCAGCCAAACAAAGCACAGTGTCACCAAGTGTTATATGATGCTGTTtgcttaattaaaaatgcattttgtatgcATATCATCTCTTTTCCTCtctgtgttttgtgtttcagaATAAAAACCCTGCTGCTCGGATTCACCTGGCAGGAGTCTTTGCCGCCCAGCGGAGAGCCGGCGCACACCATGTTGTCTGTGATtctgtagtagtagtagtattgacACTGAGGGATGATCTGGACATCCACAGCACGCAGGACAGGGGACAGGGAATAACTGTAGACCTGAGTGACGCCCCAGCCGCTCACCGTGCAAATCGTGCCCCCTTGTAAGGGAGCGAGTGAGGTTTGCAGCAAAGCCAGCTGAACGTTTGCATTGAGCACTGCAGGCTTTTCCAGCTAATGCACAGATCCAACAATAAATGAAAGTGACAAACATTATAAATTGGATTTTTAACTGTTGATAATATTATtacctagtaaaaaagtaatatattaaaatacatttgtttcagACTaggtatagttcaaatctattaacatatttacgttgctcaattaaactttatttggagtactacttgtggaaaatgcacatttcttagtattaagcctaaaatgtgttttaatgtcactattgatgaggattgtttgatctttgaataatatcggtctttaaatgcaagatttgtaaagtgtacctgaagtatacttgcaatagttctaCTTTAGCACAGTCAAATacacttcagtatatctttagttggacttcagcactacttccgcacaatttagcagactttaagtataccaatACAATTGCAAGTTATTTGTATTAAGTACgtaattatgtaaatgtatttgtagtatactttgtagtatatttatttttttactagggtTATTGATAATTCATCATTGATAATagtcagaaatgtttcttgagcagcaaatcagtatattagaatgatttctgaaagatcatgtgacactgaagactggagtaatgatgctgaaaatccaactttaccaccacaggaataaattacattttacaatatattacagtagaatagattaaaacataaaaatattgtgaaatattacagtttaaaaaaacttatattccacaatatgattttcttttctttctttcccccccccaaaaaacattgGGGGGGGAACAGCACCAACCccaaaatgttttaatggaaaataaaataaaaataattataaagaaagaaaatgttgtttcagtttattttatatatatatatgatatctatatgtgtgtgtgtgtgtttattagcgctgtcaaacgattaatcgcatccaaaataaatgtttttgtttatgtaatgtgtgtcctgtgtatatttattacatactgtatataaaatacacacacacgtatatatttaagaaacattttatatttgtatattaaatatatttatatatactataaacatgtaatattataatgtaatatatacatgtaaatattttcaaaatatacactgtatgtgtgtgtatttatatatacagtatgtaataaatatacacaggacacacatattacataaacaaaaacatttattttggatgcgattaatcgtttgacagcgcttattttatatatatatatatatatataaacttataaagtatatatacactttaaatactaaatatacttatatatatatatatataaaaaactttaTAACTTCCTAAACAAACAGACTATTAACATGTATGCAATATTTGTGTTTAATGTCTGATGAACTTACTTTCAAGAGCATAATGTCACTATCAAATGTCCTGTAACTGTACATGTAATTCACCAGAACTCTGGACACGTTGAACACCTGCTCAACACCCTCTTTACTGGAGAGGTTATGCTCACTCAAAACCACTTTGATTAAATAGCTCCTGTGAACAGAACAGACAGCAGTCAATGTACTGGCCTACCTCAAATACTGTAGCATGCTTCATTAAAGGTGAATTCTGTCTGAAATACTCACGGTCTCCAGCAGTGGGCGGCAGTAACCACCCACTGTGGGTGTATGAGTGTTCCTCCGCAGTAATGGTAGTTGTTGTACTGGATAGAGGCCTGGTACTTTATGGAGTAGGGATCAACCTCCTGTCCTCCAATGATTCTCTGCTGCAGCGAGCCTGTGAATGATAAAGCGAGGCCTCGTATGTGCTGGATaaacatacagtgaggaaaataagtatttgaacaccctgctattttgcaagttctcccacttagaaatcatggaggggtctgaaattgtcttcgtaggtgcatgtccactgtgagagacataatctaaaaaaaaaaaaaaatccagaaatcacaatgtatgattttttaactatttatttgtatgatacagctgcaaataagtatttgaacacctgagaaaatcaatgttaatatttggtacagtagcctttgtttccaattacagaggtcaaacgtttcctgtagtttttcaccaggtttgcacacactgcaggagggattttggcccactcctccacacagatcttctctagatcagtcaggtttctggcctgtcgctgagaaacacggagtttgagctccctccaaagattctctattgggtttaggtctggagactggctaggccacgccagaaccttgatatgcttcttacagagccactccttggttatcctggctgtgtgcttggtcattgtcatgttggaagacccagcctcgacccatcttcaatgctctaactgagggaaggaggttgttccccaaaatctcgcaatacatggccccggtcatcctctccttaatacagtgcagtcgccctgtcccatgtgcagaaaaacacccccaaagcatgatgctaccaccccatgcttcacagtagggatggtgttcttgggatggtactcatcattcttcttcctccaaacacgtttagtggaattatgaccaaaagttctattttggtctcatctgaccacatgactttctctcatgactcctctggatcatccaaatggtcattggcaaacttaagtcgggcctggacatgtgctggtttaagcaggggaaccttccgtgccatgcatgatttcaaaccatgacgtcttagtgtattaccaacagtaaccttggaagcggtggtcccagctcttttcaggtcattgaccagctcctcccgtgtagttctgggctgatttctcacctttcttaggatcattgagaccccacgaggtgagatcttgcatggagccccagtccgaggagattgacagtcatgtttagcttcttccattttctaatgattgctccaacagtggacctttttcaccaagctgcttggcaatttcccgtagccctttccagccttgtggaggtgtacaattttgtctctagtgtctttggacagctctttggtcttggccatgttagtagttggattcttactgattgtatggggtggacaggtgtctttatgcagctaacgacctcaaacaggtgcatctaatttaggataataaatggagtggaggtggacattttaaaggcagactaacaggtctttgagggtcagaattctagctgatagacaggtgttcaaatacttatttgcagctgtatcatacaaataaatagttaaaaatcatacattgtgatttctggatttttttagattatgtctctcacagtggacatgcacctacgatgacaatttcagacccctccatgatttctaagtgggagaacttgcaaaatagcagggtgttcaaataattattttcctcactgtaaaacACCAGCTGCTTGTGCTCACCAACAGATTTCAATAATGTATGCACAGAGAGCAACTTCCTGTAACATATGCATTATATTTAGAAGGGACCGCTGTGAGTTACTCAGGTAATGCAGTGCTTTACCGTGAAGCGAAGAGATGATGAGGAGCAAGGTGTATTCAAGGCATTTCTTCATGTTTGAGGGGTCTAAAACACAGAGCAGGTTTAGAGGTCGAGAAACAAATACAACCAGCTGCggtaaagaaaaaacatcacattttacataatacatggTCAAATATTGAATGCTGAGTGCTggattaaaagtaaaaaatgaaaaggtttGTTTGAGGGGGTTTAAACTGTGGTTTAGAtgctttagttatttttaataattaataaaactctctttcaaagaaaaacaaatgcaaagaaTAGGCATTGTCATTAATCAATCACtgtcatttcaaaatgttaatatgACATTATATATATGACGTAcactacttttattcagcaaggatgtattgatatatatatatatatatatatatatatatattcaaataaatgcttttctacTGAACATTtgattcatcaaagaatcctgagaaataatttaaataaataaataaaaaatacaacacaCAAAAGTAAGGTTTCCACCAAAAATATGAAGCtgtgcaactgttttcaacagctGGAAAACGTACAtttttcttgaacagcaaatcagcatattagaatgatttctgaaagatcatgtgacactgaagactggagtaatgatgctgaaaattcagcattgcatcacgggaataaattacatttttaaaatatattcaaattgaaagaattgaatttaaattgtaataatatttcacaatattactgtttttactttatttttgaccaaataaatgcagccttgggaAGCGTGAGAATCTTctgatgcataaaaaaaaaaaaaaaaaagtaatatatgataatataatatgtgaCGTTTTCTACCCAAAACATAAATGGACGGCATAAAAACTCACCCCGAGCATCGAAAGCTCAATCCTGAGCAGCTAAATTCCACTAACTTCCACCCACACTAACTTAGCTGTGATATTGTCTTTGCTTTTATAGTGTAACCACATCTGTCCCTTAGGTTCTATGGTCTTGTTTGTACACTAACTATTCACGggaacaaaaacaataacatgccAGGACTTGGGCTGACCCAAAAGCTCTGAATATCTGTGATCGCCTCCTCTTGTTTGAAGCTATCATGTCTAAGACCTTGCCTTTGATTCACACACAGTGAGCTGCTCTCCAAGGGGAAATCAAATACCTATAGACGCTTTCTTTTGACAAAACGGTTTGTCAGAGAATAAGATATCTGGTGACAGTGAAATTGGGTGGAAAGTGCAATTGGGTGGTGGTAACCAAAGTGGCTGCGAACAAGGTCTTTCCAATATCGCTTGACTGTAAAAATGCGCGTCTGTATCCTCAGGGGAGAGCTCCACCTAGAAGGATGAGTTTGCCATTTATCTGAAGTCCCACTTTTGTATTCTCATAGAACCTCGTGcgattttgaaaaataatgtcaaTTTCTCTCCTCTCATTGTTTGAAAATCAAATGAGATACCAAATATGAAATTCTTATTATTGGTGCTACATTGTCTTTATTGTATGTAACTCGTAATTTGTTCAGGGAGTCCAGCCACAGTATGTTATTGTGATTCTCTTTCCCTTGATGTGGGCAGAAACATGGTGTATTTCTGAAACAAAATACTCTTGCTGGGGACTATGGGAAGGCAAATGTGTAGTATTGCATCCTAAATAAAATCGAATGGAGAAAATGTTTGGGAGTTGCTAACAGAGAGGACAAGGGTTTACATTAGCGAACGTTTGCAGATGAAAAAGTTCCATTGTCTTTTGTCTCACTTTCAACCCaggcagctttctgttggtcagtgCGGCGAATATGCATGACCACATTGAACCCCTTGTGACATCCGTGTAGGGAAATGTTTCGCCCTCATGCAAAGTTCCTGATTGTATGGATTCCTATTTGAATGACTGGAAAATTCACAGAACAACGGTAAATATAACCACACCTTTAGACTGGAACGTAAAAGTCAGAAGTTAagaaattatgaatgaatgaatcttcAATCTTTGATGAATTTTCACATCAAGATAAATAGAAAGATACAGGGGTTGGATAAAATAATGTGAACACCCGTTATTATAGGGGTTGATATCATTTGTGCGGGCTACAGTAGCATCGGTAACCTTAACAGCCCAACTGTTATTTTAACTGGTATTTTAAGAACAACAGTTTTTACGATTATGACTCTGTACGCAAAGCATAGCAAGACTTCATCAGAGAAGAGGAAATGTGGTTGAAGACTGAAAGGTAATGATAGGGATAATTGAACACTGAGAAGGATTGTGTCCACAGAACTACTGCAGCAAAGTGACAGCTAACctcaaaattcactttaaaggccctgtttccacaaaaacttCACAAAGCCAGCATCCATGAAAGAGCTGCAACTGCTAAAATCCCTAAAAGATGGTGT
The Onychostoma macrolepis isolate SWU-2019 chromosome 11, ASM1243209v1, whole genome shotgun sequence genome window above contains:
- the cdab gene encoding cytidine deaminase b, with the translated sequence MPDLEKQSHRQVCRATETQYTQHSNMGDQKMRRELIKGLNEHFSGMKELIQKSLEARKFAYCPYSKFRVGAALLTHDGTVFTGCNVENACFNLGICAERTAISKAVSEGYRDFKAIAIASDMGEHFVSPCGGCRQFMREFGANWGVYLSKPDGSYVEMTVEELLPASFGPEDLKMKKVNIRNEF
- the si:dkey-33m11.8 gene encoding trypsin-3, with the protein product MKKCLEYTLLLIISSLHGSLQQRIIGGQEVDPYSIKYQASIQYNNYHYCGGTLIHPQWVVTAAHCWRPSYLIKVVLSEHNLSSKEGVEQVFNVSRVLVNYMYSYRTFDSDIMLLKLEKPAVLNANVQLALLQTSLAPLQGGTICTVSGWGVTQVYSYSLSPVLRAVDVQIIPQCQYYYYYRITDNMVCAGSPLGGKDSCQGDSGGPLICNGYFEGIVSWGISCANKYFPGVYTKVRNYVSWINLIIENDKTS